A DNA window from Streptomyces parvus contains the following coding sequences:
- the purF gene encoding amidophosphoribosyltransferase: MPRGDGRLNHDLLPGEKGPQDACGVFGVWAPGEEVAKLTYFGLYALQHRGQESAGIAVSNGSQILVFKDMGLVSQVFDETSLGSLQGHIAVGHARYSTTGASVWENAQPTFRATAHGSIALGHNGNLVNTAQLAEMVADLPRKDGRATQVAATNDTDLVTALLAGQRDENDKPLTIEEAAAKVLPDVKGAFSLVFMDEHTLYAARDPQGIRPLVLGRLERGWVVASESAALDICGASYVREIEPGELIAIDENGLRTSRFAEAKPKGCVFEYVYLARPDTDIAGRNVYLSRVEMGRKLAAEAPVEADLVIATPESGTPAAIGYAEASGIPFGAGLVKNAYVGRTFIQPSQTIRQLGIRLKLNPLKEVIKGKRLVVVDDSIVRGNTQRALVRMLREAGAAEIHIRISSPPVKWPCFFGIDFATRAELIANGMTVDEICTSMGADSLAYISIDSMIEATTIDKPNLCRACFDGEYPMDLPDPELLGKQLLETELAAGPAATAAADALRRP, translated from the coding sequence GTGCCCCGTGGTGATGGACGACTCAACCACGACCTGCTCCCCGGAGAGAAAGGCCCCCAGGACGCTTGCGGCGTCTTCGGTGTCTGGGCTCCGGGTGAAGAGGTCGCCAAGCTCACCTATTTCGGACTGTATGCCCTGCAGCACCGCGGACAGGAATCCGCGGGCATCGCAGTGAGCAACGGGTCCCAGATCCTGGTCTTCAAGGACATGGGACTGGTCTCGCAGGTCTTCGACGAAACGTCTCTGGGTTCCCTCCAGGGCCATATCGCGGTCGGTCATGCCCGCTACTCCACCACCGGTGCCTCGGTGTGGGAGAACGCGCAGCCGACGTTCCGTGCCACCGCGCACGGCTCGATCGCCCTCGGCCACAACGGGAACCTGGTCAACACCGCCCAGCTCGCGGAGATGGTCGCCGACCTCCCGCGCAAGGACGGCCGCGCCACCCAGGTCGCCGCGACCAACGACACCGACCTGGTGACCGCGCTGCTCGCCGGACAGCGCGACGAGAACGACAAGCCGCTCACCATCGAGGAAGCCGCCGCCAAGGTGCTCCCCGACGTGAAGGGCGCCTTCTCGCTCGTCTTCATGGACGAGCACACGCTCTACGCCGCCCGCGACCCACAGGGCATCCGCCCGCTGGTGCTCGGCCGGCTGGAGCGCGGCTGGGTGGTCGCTTCGGAGTCCGCCGCACTCGACATCTGCGGCGCCAGCTACGTACGCGAGATCGAGCCGGGCGAGCTCATCGCCATCGACGAGAACGGTCTGCGCACGTCCCGATTCGCGGAAGCGAAGCCCAAGGGCTGTGTCTTCGAGTACGTCTACCTGGCCCGCCCCGACACCGACATCGCCGGGCGGAACGTCTACCTCTCCCGCGTGGAGATGGGCCGGAAACTGGCCGCCGAGGCCCCCGTCGAGGCGGATCTCGTCATAGCGACCCCGGAATCCGGCACCCCCGCCGCGATCGGGTACGCGGAAGCCAGCGGCATCCCGTTCGGCGCCGGACTGGTCAAGAACGCCTACGTCGGCCGGACCTTCATCCAGCCCTCGCAGACCATCCGCCAGCTCGGCATCCGGCTCAAGCTCAACCCGCTGAAGGAAGTCATCAAGGGCAAGCGCCTGGTGGTCGTCGACGACTCGATCGTCCGCGGCAACACCCAGCGCGCCCTGGTCCGGATGCTCCGCGAGGCCGGCGCCGCCGAGATCCACATCCGGATCTCCTCGCCGCCGGTGAAGTGGCCCTGCTTCTTCGGGATCGACTTCGCCACCCGCGCCGAGCTGATCGCCAACGGCATGACCGTCGACGAGATCTGCACCTCCATGGGCGCCGACTCGCTCGCGTACATCTCGATCGACTCGATGATCGAGGCGACGACGATCGACAAGCCGAACCTCTGCCGCGCCTGCTTCGACGGTGAGTACCCCATGGACCTCCCGGACCCGGAGCTGCTCGGCAAGCAGCTGCTGGAGACCGAGCTGGCGGCGGGCCCCGCGGCGACCGCCGCGGCCGACGCGCTGCGCCGTCCGTGA
- a CDS encoding META domain-containing protein: protein MTLSVSVLALLALAACGTESGSGSGKGSGDGGDTVQSDVPVTGVAWSVDSVTVGGKKTEAPEGARLEIDRNGRATADFGCNHISVDARVKGDRITLGKPVTTQMACDVKTEKFEKAAIDAMGGEHTAKLSGDKLTLTTESGDSMALSEEKPADLVGTRWTVNTLLDGETATTVPADLPKERTPHLTFAEDGTVRGNAGCNSFSGKATVKGSTVVFGPTVSTRKMCPGAEMETERAVLAALKGTRTYTIKGSTLTLAADDGKGIGATAAPAGAENSSQHG from the coding sequence ATGACCCTCAGCGTCAGTGTCCTGGCCCTCCTCGCCCTCGCCGCCTGCGGTACGGAGTCGGGTTCCGGCTCCGGCAAGGGATCCGGCGACGGCGGTGACACCGTGCAGAGCGATGTCCCCGTCACCGGCGTGGCGTGGAGCGTCGACTCGGTGACCGTCGGCGGGAAGAAGACCGAGGCTCCGGAGGGGGCCCGCCTGGAGATCGACCGGAACGGCCGCGCCACCGCGGACTTCGGCTGCAACCACATCAGCGTGGACGCCCGGGTGAAGGGTGACCGGATCACCCTGGGCAAGCCGGTCACCACGCAGATGGCGTGCGACGTGAAGACCGAGAAGTTCGAGAAGGCCGCCATCGACGCCATGGGCGGTGAGCACACCGCGAAGCTCTCCGGCGACAAGCTGACCCTCACCACCGAAAGCGGGGACAGCATGGCGCTCAGCGAGGAGAAGCCGGCCGACCTGGTGGGGACCAGGTGGACGGTGAACACGCTGCTCGACGGGGAGACCGCCACCACCGTGCCGGCGGACCTGCCGAAGGAGCGGACGCCGCACCTGACCTTCGCCGAGGACGGCACCGTACGCGGCAACGCCGGCTGCAACTCCTTCAGCGGCAAGGCCACGGTCAAGGGCTCCACGGTCGTCTTCGGGCCCACGGTCAGCACCCGCAAGATGTGCCCGGGGGCCGAGATGGAGACGGAGCGCGCCGTGCTCGCCGCCCTCAAGGGCACGAGGACGTACACGATCAAGGGCAGCACGCTCACCCTCGCTGCCGACGACGGCAAGGGGATCGGTGCCACGGCCGCACCCGCCGGGGCCGAAAACAGCTCCCAGCACGGCTGA
- a CDS encoding maleylpyruvate isomerase family mycothiol-dependent enzyme: protein MPPAKKRPRAYDHLRTRTAVLAQYAHVRDAVAALTPRQLARPTRLGDWTVRDLVAHIAQGLGSVSRDLALPEPPGPKPATTLLEWPPAVAAVVRDPEAPAPAAAHPDLLALYGEVEAAFVADVPDSGTGDRLLPTRVGSMRLADYLVTRTVELIVHTDDLNEALGLEIPYDRQALAACTRLLADTLADRAPGGSVEVRVPPFAVVQCIGGPKHTRGTPPNVVETSPLTWIRLATGRTEWARALDGAEVSASGERADLAALLPLLR, encoded by the coding sequence ATGCCCCCGGCCAAGAAGCGCCCGCGCGCCTACGACCACCTCAGGACCCGGACGGCGGTCCTCGCCCAGTACGCCCATGTGCGCGACGCCGTCGCCGCGCTGACGCCGCGGCAGCTCGCCCGGCCGACCCGGCTCGGCGACTGGACGGTGCGCGATCTGGTCGCGCACATCGCGCAGGGGCTCGGCTCGGTCAGCCGGGACCTGGCCCTGCCGGAGCCGCCGGGACCCAAGCCCGCGACCACCCTCCTGGAGTGGCCGCCGGCCGTCGCGGCAGTCGTCAGGGACCCCGAGGCCCCCGCCCCGGCAGCCGCCCACCCCGATCTCCTCGCGCTGTACGGGGAGGTGGAGGCGGCCTTCGTCGCGGACGTCCCCGACTCCGGCACGGGGGACCGGCTGCTGCCCACCCGGGTCGGCTCCATGCGGCTGGCGGACTACCTGGTCACCCGGACCGTCGAGCTGATCGTCCACACGGACGACCTGAACGAGGCGCTCGGGCTGGAGATCCCCTACGACCGGCAGGCGCTGGCGGCCTGCACCCGGCTGCTGGCGGACACCCTCGCGGACCGGGCGCCGGGCGGTTCGGTCGAGGTGCGCGTCCCCCCGTTCGCGGTGGTCCAGTGCATCGGCGGGCCCAAGCACACCCGGGGCACCCCGCCCAATGTCGTGGAGACCTCCCCGCTGACCTGGATCCGGCTCGCCACCGGGCGTACGGAGTGGGCGCGGGCCCTGGACGGAGCCGAGGTCAGCGCCAGTGGGGAGCGGGCCGACCTGGCCGCGCTGCTCCCGCTGCTGCGCTGA
- a CDS encoding M23 family metallopeptidase produces MSASARKALPVAMRLSWLVLFALMIGEFVTDLPGPGWATTFLPAMIVLALMVATTALQARAAAPRGEPRSPVEVEPPVTGRWTALNSPVDQVPSHGTHVYGQTYAIDIVADPETGEGEAPARPEFRRLWPPFRRNRAFPAFGAPLLAVADATVVAASDGQRDHLSRSSLLGLVYLMLIEGNIRSIAGAHRVIGNHVILGLGDGTYAVYAHARRGSLRVKAGDTVRAGQQIARCGNSGNSSEPHLHVHLMDSPDLDDARGVPFTWRGVGVPANGETFTVAAAGEPAAPVRPGNVGGAG; encoded by the coding sequence ATGTCCGCGTCCGCCCGCAAAGCCCTTCCGGTCGCCATGCGGCTGTCCTGGCTGGTCCTCTTCGCGCTGATGATCGGCGAGTTCGTCACGGACCTGCCCGGACCGGGCTGGGCGACCACCTTCCTGCCCGCGATGATCGTGCTCGCCCTCATGGTGGCGACGACGGCCCTGCAGGCCCGGGCCGCCGCTCCCCGGGGCGAGCCGAGGTCCCCGGTCGAGGTCGAACCGCCGGTCACCGGCCGCTGGACGGCCCTCAACAGCCCGGTGGACCAGGTGCCGAGCCACGGGACGCACGTGTACGGGCAGACGTACGCGATCGACATCGTGGCCGATCCGGAGACGGGGGAGGGGGAGGCCCCGGCCCGGCCGGAGTTCCGCCGGCTCTGGCCGCCCTTCCGCCGCAACCGCGCCTTCCCGGCCTTCGGCGCCCCGCTGCTGGCGGTGGCCGACGCCACGGTCGTGGCCGCGAGCGACGGCCAGCGCGACCACTTGAGCCGGAGCTCGCTCCTGGGGCTCGTCTACCTGATGCTCATCGAGGGCAACATCCGCTCGATCGCCGGCGCGCACCGGGTCATCGGCAACCACGTGATCCTCGGCCTCGGCGACGGCACGTACGCCGTCTACGCGCACGCCCGGCGCGGCTCGCTCCGGGTGAAGGCCGGGGACACCGTCCGGGCCGGGCAGCAGATCGCGCGGTGCGGCAACTCCGGCAACAGCTCCGAACCGCATCTCCACGTCCACCTGATGGACAGCCCGGACCTGGACGACGCCCGGGGTGTCCCGTTCACCTGGCGGGGCGTCGGAGTCCCGGCGAACGGCGAGACGTTCACCGTGGCCGCCGCCGGGGAGCCCGCCGCACCGGTCCGGCCCGGGAATGTCGGCGGTGCCGGTTAG